In a genomic window of Wyeomyia smithii strain HCP4-BCI-WySm-NY-G18 chromosome 1, ASM2978416v1, whole genome shotgun sequence:
- the LOC129716586 gene encoding LOW QUALITY PROTEIN: uridine-cytidine kinase-like (The sequence of the model RefSeq protein was modified relative to this genomic sequence to represent the inferred CDS: inserted 2 bases in 2 codons; substituted 3 bases at 3 genomic stop codons), giving the protein MAMESSSRTFSLIGPLIAVAASDKFTIRKWIMDHLSQEDMDHTLRLVVTVSQNSFYRVLAVAEKLQFNFDYPDAFNERRMLKTLXDVLHGXKVEINEYDYRTNSVCPDRKLVIYPTDVVLFESILIXYFPKIXDLFYIMLFVDTDSDTRLARRVLRDIKERGRGXTQILNAYITFVKPVFEEFFYFS; this is encoded by the exons ATGGCTATGGAATCATCCAGCAGAACTTTTTCTTTGATTGGCCCTTTAATAGCGGTGGCAGCTAGCGACAAGTTTACGATACGCAAATGGATTATGGACCATCTAAGCCAGGAAGACATGGATCACACACTGCGACTAGTGGTAACTGTAAGCCAGAATAGTTTCTATCGGGTGTTGGCAGTAGCAGAGAAACTTCAGTTTAACTTTGACTATCCGGATGCGTTCAACGAGCGGCGTATGCTAAAAACGCTGTAAGATGTTCTGCATG TAAAGGTGGAAATTAACGAGTACGATTATCGAACAAATTCCGTTTGTCCGGACCGAAAACTTGTCATCTATCCGACCGACGTGGTGTTGTTCGAAAGCATTTTGA TCTACTTTCCGAAAATTTGAGATTTGTTTTATATAATGCTGTTTGTGGACACGGATTCCGATACGAGATTGGCTAGAAGAGTGCTTAGAGATATAAAAGAAAGAGGACGAGGTTAAACTCAAATTTTGAATGCCTATATTACCTTTGTGAAACCCGTCTTcgaagaatttttttatttttcttag